The Pseudomonas eucalypticola genome has a window encoding:
- a CDS encoding pirin family protein, producing MIQLRPFASLGGANHGWLDAHHHFSFAEYHDPKRMNWGNLRVWNDDVIAPGTGFPQHPHRDMEIITYVREGAITHQDSLGNKGRTEAGDVQVMSAGSGIVHSEYNLEPGHTRIFQIWIIPDKRGEAPSWGARPFPKGERGEGFVTLASGRADDDVSLRIRADGRLVAATLSAGETAEYPVDPGRKAYLVPAKGVIEVNGVRANARDGIAVEDERVLRVTAIEDAEIVLVDVA from the coding sequence ATGATCCAGTTAAGACCTTTCGCGTCCTTGGGTGGCGCCAACCACGGATGGCTCGACGCCCATCACCATTTTTCCTTCGCCGAATACCATGACCCCAAACGCATGAACTGGGGCAACCTGCGGGTATGGAACGATGACGTGATCGCCCCCGGCACCGGTTTTCCGCAGCACCCGCACCGCGACATGGAAATCATCACTTATGTGCGTGAAGGCGCCATCACCCACCAGGACAGCCTGGGCAACAAGGGCCGTACCGAAGCCGGTGACGTGCAGGTGATGAGTGCCGGCAGCGGCATCGTCCACAGCGAATACAACCTGGAGCCCGGCCACACCCGGATCTTCCAGATCTGGATCATCCCGGACAAGCGTGGCGAAGCACCGTCCTGGGGCGCGCGGCCGTTTCCCAAGGGCGAACGTGGCGAAGGCTTCGTGACCCTGGCCAGCGGCCGAGCCGACGACGATGTCAGCCTGCGCATCCGCGCCGACGGCCGCCTGGTAGCCGCTACCCTGAGCGCTGGGGAAACCGCGGAATATCCCGTGGACCCAGGTCGCAAGGCGTACCTGGTACCGGCCAAGGGCGTGATCGAGGTGAACGGCGTGCGGGCCAATGCCCGTGACGGTATCGCGGTGGAGGACGAGCGCGTGCTGCGGGTCACGGCCATCGAAGACGCCGAGATCGTGCTGGTGGATGTGGCGTAA